From the genome of Rhizobacter sp. AJA081-3:
CAGCGGTTCGTCGAGCGCCAGGTCCGCAAAGCGCAGCAGCGGCGCGCCGGATTGCCGCGCGCCGAAGAACTCGCCCGGCCCGCGGATGTCGAGGTCGCGCCGGGCGATCTCGAAGCCGTCGTTCGTCTCCATCATCGCCTTCAGGCGCGACTTCGCCGTCTCCGACAGCGGCGAGCTGTACAGCAGCACGCACACGCTGGCCACCGCGCCGCGGCCGACGCGCCCGCGCAGCTGGTGCAGCTGGCTGAGGCCGAAACGTTCGGCATGCTCGATGACCATCAGCGAGGCATTGGGCACGTCCACGCCGACCTCGATCACCGTGGTCGAGACCAGCACGCCCATCTGCCCCGAGGTGAAGAGCGACATCACCGCCGCCTTCTCCGCCGCCGGCATGCGGCCGTGCAGCAGGCCGATCATCTGGCCCGGTAGTGCCTCGCACAGCTGCTGGTGCGTGGCGGTGGCGTTCTGCAGGTCCAGCGTTTCCGATTCCTCGATCAGCGGGCAGACCCAGTAGACCTGCCGGCCCAGCGCCACCTCGCCGCGGATGCGCGCGACCACCGCGTCGCGCTTGTCGTCGGCGAACAGCTTGGTGACGACCGGCGTGCGGCCCGGCGGCAGCTCGTCGATGGTGCTGATGTCGAGGTCGGCGAACAGCGTCATTGCCAGCGTGCGCGGGATCGGCGTGGCCGACATCATCAGCGTGTGCGGCTCCAGCGGGCCTTCGGCCAACTTGCTTCTGAGTGCGAGGCGCTGCTGCACGCCGAAGCGGTGCTGCTCGTCGATGATCGCCAGCCCCAGGCGCGCGAACTCCACCTGGTCCTGGATCACCGCGTGCGTGCCCACCACCAGTGCCGCCTCGCCCGAGGCCACCTGCGCGAGCATCTCGCGGCGACCCTTGCCCTTGCGGCTGCCGGTCAGCCAGGCCACCGTGATGCCCAGCGGCGCGAGCCAGCCGACCAGCTTGCGCAGGTGCTGCTCGGCGAGGATCTCGGTGGGCGCCATCAGCGCGCACTGCCAGCCCTGCTGGATGGCCACTGCCGCGGCGAGTGCGGCCACCACGGTCTTGCCCGAGCCGACGTCGCCTTGCAGCAGCCTGTGCATCGGCGTTTCACGGGCGAGGTCACGCGCGATCTCCTCGACGACGCGGCGCTGCGCCTCGGTCAGGGAAAAGGGCAAGGCGGCGAGCAGCTTCTCCTGCAGGCCGCCGGGCTGCAGCGCGAAGGCGGGGGCGCGCTGCCGCTCGCGCTCCTGCTTGGCCTTGAGCTGCGAGAGCTGCTGCGCGAGCAGCTCCTCGAACTTCAGGCGCTGCCAGGCCGGGTGGCTGTGGTCCTCCAGCGTCTCGACGCTGACGTCGGGCGCCGGGTGGTGCAGGAAATCCAGCGCCTCGCGCAGGCTCATCATGCCGGCCGGCACGCTGCCCGGCGGCAGCTGTTCGGACAAGTCCGCGCGCGACAGCCCCGAGGCGACGACCTTGCGCAGGTAGGCCTGCGGCAGCTGCGCGGTGGTCGGGTAGACCGGCGTGAGCGCGCGGGCCAGCGGCGTCGCCTCGTCCACCGCCTTGAAGGCCGGATGCACCATCTCCAACCCGAAGAAGCCGCCGCGCGCCTCGCCGCGCACGCGCACCCGCGCGCCTTCGGCCAGCGCCTTCTGGTGCGAGGGATAGAAGTTCAGGAAGCGCAGCACCAGGTCGTCGCTGCTCTCGCCCGAGGCGTCGTGGATCTTCACCACCAGCTGGCGCCGCGGGCGGAACTGCACGCGGCTGTCGGTCACCACGCCCTCGACCTGCGCCACGTCGCCGTCGCGAAGCGAGGCGATGGACACGAGCTTCGTCTCGTCCTCGTAGCGCAGCGGCAGGTGCAGCGCGAGGTCGATATCGCGCACCAAGCCGAGCTTCTCGAGCGCGCGTTGCGGCGCGCTCTTGGGCTTGTTCTCCATCGATGGGGACGCGGCCTCGACCATGGGCGGATTCTCGCCGCTGCGACGGGCGCTGCCGGCAGCGTGACATCTGCCCGCGGGCCGTCGCGCCGGCAGAGCGCCCGGCCCCACAAGTACGCAACTGCATGTCACGGGCCCTTGCGCACGCGATGGGCTGGCATAGCATCGCGCCCTGTCATCTTCAACCGCGTCCCTCTTCATGCACTTCGTCGCCCGCGTGGCCCTCGTTCTCGTCATCGTCGCCGTGGTCAGCGCGCTGGTGGCCCTGGCCTGGGATCGTTCGGAGCGCGCGGCGACACAGCCCGCGGTGCGCGTCGGGCCGAACTGAGCCGCGGAACCGGGCGCGTCCCGGCATGGCACCATCGCGGCCTCTCAGCACAGGCCGGTACAGCCTCCATGCCCTCTTCCAAGTCCTCCTGGACGCTCGGCGACTTCGACTTCGAACTCCCGCCCGAGCTGATCGCCCAGCACCCCGCCCCTGAACGCAGCGCCTCGCGGCTGCTCGATGCCACCGGTGCCTCGCCGGTGGACCGCGTGTTCCGTGAACTGCCCGGCCTGCTCAACCCCGGCGACCTGCTGGTCTTCAACGACACCCGCGTGATCAAGGCACGGTTGCTCGGCGCCAAGGCCAGCGGCGGCGCGGTCGAGGCGCTGGTCGAGCGCGTGCTGCCTGGCAACGAGGTGCTGGCGCACCTGCGCGCGAGCAAGTCGCCCAAGCCGGGCAGCGCGGTGCGATTCGCCAGCGGCGATGCGGCCTCGTCGTTCGAGGCCGAGGTGCTCGGCCGCGGCGGCGCCGACAGCTCGCTGTTCCACCTGCGCTTTCCCGGCGAACCGCTGGCGCTGCTGGAACGCCACGGCCACGTGCCGCTGCCGCCCTACATCACCCATGCCGACAGCGCCGAGGACGAGCGCCGCTACCAGACCGTGTTCGCGAAGCACCCCGGCGCGGTGGCGGCACCCACGGCAGCGCTGCACTTCGACGAGGCCGTGCTGGCCGCGCTGCGCGAGCGCGGCATCGCCAGCGCCAGCGTGACGCTGCACGTGGGCGCCGGCACCTTCCAGCCGGTGCGCACCGAGAATCTCGCCGAGCACCGCATGCACAGCGAATGGTTCGAGGTCGCTCAGGCCACCGTCGACGCGGTCGAACGCACCCACGCCGCAGGCCGGCGCGTGGTGGCCGTGGGCACGACCACACTGCGAGCGCTGGAGTCGGCCGCGCTGCCCGGCGCGCTGAAGGCCGGTGCGCGCGACACCGACATCTTCATCACGCCGGGCTTCGAGTTCCGCGTCGTCGACCGGCTGGTGACCAACTTCCACCTGCCACGCAGCACCTTGATGATGCTGGTCAGCGCCTTTGCCGGGCATGACAAGGTGATGGCGCTGTACCGCCACGCCATCCAGGAGCGTTATCGCTTCTTCAGCTACGGCGACGCGATGCTGCTCGATCGCGGCGCAGCCTGTGCTCCGCCTTGACACAGGGCGTGGCGCGCTCGCGCCGGCGCATGCTCCACTCTGGCAATACACCCGGCTCAGTTGACTGCCGTCAAACTTGACCAGGCCGGCCTTCCTAGGATGGATCGCAGACAACCGATCCCATCCAGGAGAACCACGATGCTCAACAAGAGCTTGTTCACGCTCGCGCTCGTCGCCGCACCCGCACTCGCCGCGGCCGCGGGCCACGACGAGGCCATGACGCAACTGGCGCGCAATGCCGGCTGCCTGACCTGCCACCAGGTCGAGCCCGGCGGCAAGGGCCCCGACGGCCTGCCGCCGATCGGCCCGGCCTGGCGCGACGTCGCTGCCAAGTACCAGGGCCAGAAGGGCGCCGCCGCCGCGCTGACCGTCACCGTGATGAAGGGTTCCAACCCCTACGAGAGCCACTGGAAGGGCAAGGTCAGCGGCCTGGCGATGCCGCCGAACGCCGTGGCGATCAAGGAGGCCGATGCGAAGAAGCTGGTCGGCTGGATCCTCGCGCTGGAGGTGCCCCGGAAGTAGCCGTCGCGGGACCGGCTTTTCGGGCGATCGCCACGGGCGTTGCCCGGTACTCTGGGCGGTATGTTCCGTATTCCGCCCCCCGAGCGCCCGCGCCCGACGGCCCCGCTCGTGCAGGGGCTGATGGTCGCGGCATTTGCCCTGCTCCTGTCGTCGCCGACTCGGGCCAACGACGCCAGCGCGGCGGCCGACGATCTGGCCGAGGTGCTGGCGCAGCCGGTGATCGGCGGATCGAGGCTGGCCGTGGCCTCCAAGTACGAGCAGGATGCCGCCGAGGCGCCGAGCATCGTC
Proteins encoded in this window:
- the recG gene encoding ATP-dependent DNA helicase RecG; protein product: MVEAASPSMENKPKSAPQRALEKLGLVRDIDLALHLPLRYEDETKLVSIASLRDGDVAQVEGVVTDSRVQFRPRRQLVVKIHDASGESSDDLVLRFLNFYPSHQKALAEGARVRVRGEARGGFFGLEMVHPAFKAVDEATPLARALTPVYPTTAQLPQAYLRKVVASGLSRADLSEQLPPGSVPAGMMSLREALDFLHHPAPDVSVETLEDHSHPAWQRLKFEELLAQQLSQLKAKQERERQRAPAFALQPGGLQEKLLAALPFSLTEAQRRVVEEIARDLARETPMHRLLQGDVGSGKTVVAALAAAVAIQQGWQCALMAPTEILAEQHLRKLVGWLAPLGITVAWLTGSRKGKGRREMLAQVASGEAALVVGTHAVIQDQVEFARLGLAIIDEQHRFGVQQRLALRSKLAEGPLEPHTLMMSATPIPRTLAMTLFADLDISTIDELPPGRTPVVTKLFADDKRDAVVARIRGEVALGRQVYWVCPLIEESETLDLQNATATHQQLCEALPGQMIGLLHGRMPAAEKAAVMSLFTSGQMGVLVSTTVIEVGVDVPNASLMVIEHAERFGLSQLHQLRGRVGRGAVASVCVLLYSSPLSETAKSRLKAMMETNDGFEIARRDLDIRGPGEFFGARQSGAPLLRFADLALDEPLVHLARQSATALLAKHPQAAERHVMRWLGSKTDYLKA
- the queA gene encoding tRNA preQ1(34) S-adenosylmethionine ribosyltransferase-isomerase QueA, with translation MPSSKSSWTLGDFDFELPPELIAQHPAPERSASRLLDATGASPVDRVFRELPGLLNPGDLLVFNDTRVIKARLLGAKASGGAVEALVERVLPGNEVLAHLRASKSPKPGSAVRFASGDAASSFEAEVLGRGGADSSLFHLRFPGEPLALLERHGHVPLPPYITHADSAEDERRYQTVFAKHPGAVAAPTAALHFDEAVLAALRERGIASASVTLHVGAGTFQPVRTENLAEHRMHSEWFEVAQATVDAVERTHAAGRRVVAVGTTTLRALESAALPGALKAGARDTDIFITPGFEFRVVDRLVTNFHLPRSTLMMLVSAFAGHDKVMALYRHAIQERYRFFSYGDAMLLDRGAACAPP
- a CDS encoding c-type cytochrome, producing the protein MLNKSLFTLALVAAPALAAAAGHDEAMTQLARNAGCLTCHQVEPGGKGPDGLPPIGPAWRDVAAKYQGQKGAAAALTVTVMKGSNPYESHWKGKVSGLAMPPNAVAIKEADAKKLVGWILALEVPRK